Below is a genomic region from Persicimonas caeni.
CACCGACTGCGAGCGTCTCGCAGTGACCTACGCCGAGGCACAGCACTTTGTGGAGCGGGTGGGCTACGAAGAGGGGCACCTCTTGGTGGTGCACTTCGGGCTGAGCGGCCGGCGCGACCACGTCGCGCTGGAGCGCTTCGCGCATAATTGCCGCGGCGAGACCCGCGACGAAACCGGCCGCGACGGCTGGCCCGACCACGTCGAGCCCGGCGGCCCGTTGGCGCTCCAGACCCTCTTGCCGCTTCGTTCCCTGGCCGCCGAGATCGACGCGCGGCTCCACGAGGCGCTCGACCTTCGCGCCCGCGTCAGCCGCGACGCGGGCGAATATGTGTGCAACGCCATCTACTACTGCTCGTTGCGCGCGGTCGAGCGTGTGCGTCGCGAAGGCCTGCCCGCCGACGCGCTCTTCGTGCACGTTCCCCAGCTCGATCCCGTGAGAGCCGACGCCGTCGGCGCCCAGATGGGCGACGTGTTGTGCGCTCACCTGAGCGACCGCCAAGCCTGAGCTGAATCTTTTTCGGCTCGCATGGAATCCCTCGCAATTTCAATTCGTTGCGCTTTACAAAGCAAGAGTGCCGTTGTGTGAAGTTGTACCTGCTTCCGGGAGCGACTCTTGCTTTCGAGGTGGAACGTCCACAGTCAGTCCTTGTTCTGTGGGCAAAGAAATACTACCATGACGCACCGCGTCACAACGGAATAATGAGTCGCTTAGGGAGACGAATATGGCAGGTTCGAGTCGTCCGCAGTCACTGTACGAGTCGAGGTTCGAGCATGATGCTTGTGGTGTCGGATTCATCGCAAATATCGACGGCAGCGCCGACCACAAGACGATTGCAGATGCGCTCAGAGCCTTGGCCAGACTCAAACACCGCGGCGCGATCGACGCCGACCAGAAGACTGGCGACGGCACCGGGGTGCAGTTTCAGGTGCCCCACGAGTTCTTCCGCAGCGAATACGAGCGTCTGACCGGAGACGAGGTCGACGAGGGTGAACTCATCGGCGTGGGCAACGTCTTTTTGCCCCGCGAGAACACCGCCCAGGCGCGACGCATCGTCGAGCACGTGCTCCGGCGCCGCGGCTACGCCTTTGCCTGGCGTGAGGTGCCCATCGAGCGCGAGGTCTTGGGCGAAAAGGCCTTGGCGACGATGCCCCAGATCGTCCAGGTCATCGTGCGCGGCGGTGAGCACACCGACGAGCCGCTCGACTTCGACCGGCGCCTGTACGTCATGCGCAAAGAGGTCGAGCAGCGCGCGAGCGTCGCCGACATCGACGCGACCTACTTCGTGTCGTTTTCGTGCCGCCGCCTGGTCTACAAGGGCCTGACGGTCGCCGACGCGCTCGCCGAGTTCTATCCCGACCTTCGCAACGAAGCGTTCGTGTCGGCCTACTGCATCTTCCACCAGCGCTACAGCACCAACACGTTTCCGACCTGGTCGCTCGCCCAGCCCTTCGACATGCTCGGGCATAACGGCGAGATTAACACCATTCTGGGCAACGGAAACGGCACCCGACTGCGCGAAGGGGACCTGTCGAGCCCGATCTGGGGCAACGAAATCGAGTACCTGACGCCCATTCTCGACCAGAACCAGAGCGACTCGGCCCAGCTCGACAACGTGCTCGAGCTACTGACCCTGTCGGGCCGCTCCATTCTGCACGCCGTCGAGATGCTCATCCCAGCGGCCTGGGAGGCGATGCCCGACGTCGACCCCGACCTGAAGGCGTTCTACGAGTACCACGCGTGCATCAACGAGCCTTGGGACGGCCCGGCGGCGGTGGTCTTTAGCGACGGCGACATCGTGGGCGCCAAGCTCGACCGCAATGGGTTGCGCCCGGCGCGCTACAAGGTCACCAAAGACGGGCGCATGATCGTAAGCTCTGAGGTCGGCGTGCTCGACATCCCCGGCTCCGAGCTCGCCCAGCAGGGCCGCCTGGGCCCGGGCGACATGATCGCGGTCGATCTGGGCCGGCAGACCGTGCTCGAGAATCAGGACATCGAGCAGATGCTGTCGAGCCAGGCGCCCTACGGCGAATGGGTCGACGAGCACCTCGAGCGCGTCGACTACGCCCCGTTCGACGCCGCACACATCATCCGCGAGTCGAAGCCCGAGGACCTCGTCGAGCGCCAGCTCTGCTTTGGATACAGCGCCGAAGAGGCCAAGTTTTTGTTCGAGCCGATGACCGGCGAGGCCAAAGATCCGGTCCACTCGATGGGCGACGACACGCCGCTGGCGGTGTTGTCGCGGCTGCCCAGGCTCTTGAGCACCTATTTCAAGCAGCGCTTTGCGCAGGTGACCAACCCGCCCATCGACCCGATTCGCGAGAAGCTGGTCATGTCGCTGGGAGTCAACCTGGGCAAGCGGCGCAACTGGCTGGCCGAGATGCCCGAGCACGCCGACCAAATCGTGCTCGCCGGGCCGGTCGTCACCCAGGTGGACCTCGATGCGATGCGCGAGAAGGCCGAGGCGCATGTCATCGACGCGCTCTTCGACGTCGACAAGGGCTCCGAAGCACTGCTGCCGGCGCTCAACGAGGTATGTCGCAAAGCCGAGGCCGCGGTCGACGCGGGCGCGACGATGCTGATCCTGTCTGACCGAAGCGTCGGGCCGGGCAGGGCGCCCATCCCGATGCTTCTGGCGGTCGGCGCGGTCAACAGCCACCTGCTGCGGCAGGGAAAGCGCCTGCACACCAGCCTCATCGCCGAGTCGGGCGAGCCGCGTGAGGTCCACCACTTCGCCACGCTCATCGGCTACGGCGCCAGCGCGGTGCACCCGTACCTGGCCTTCGAGACGATCGTGCACGAGATCGCCGATGAGGACGCCACCGAGGAGCACCTGGCGGGTATGCTCGAGAACTACCGCGAGGCGATCCACAAAGGGCTGCTCAAGATCATGAGCAAGATGGGCATCTCGGTGCTCGGAAGCTACCGCGGCGCCCAGATCTTCGAGGCCATCGGCATCAACGGGCGTGTCATCGACTACTGCTTCCCGAACACGCCTTCCCAGATTGGCGGCATCGGCTTCGAGGAGATCGCCAAGGAGGCGCTGGTGCGCCACGGCGAAGCCTATCCCGACGAGGGCGAGGCCAGCGTCCAAGACCTGGGGTACTTCCGGTTTCGCCGAAGCGGCGAGGAGCACGGCTGGTCGCCCAAGATGCTGCGCGCCATGGCGGGCTTCCAGCGCCAGGCAACCTGGGACAACTACAAAAAATTCGCCGAGGAGTCGGACAATCGGCCCCCGATCGCGCTGCGCGACTTGATGGAGTTCTCCAGCGACCGCAAGCCGGTTCCCCTGGATGAAGTCGAGTCCAAAGAATCGATCCGCACGCGGTTTACCACCGCGGCGATGTCGCTCGGCTCGCTGTCGCCGGAGGTCCACGAGGCGATCGCCATCGCGATGAACCGCATCGGCGGCAAGAGCAACACCGGCGAGGGCGGCGAAGATCCGAAGCGCTACGAGCCGAGCGAAGACGGTGATTCGGCCGACGCCTACATCAAGCAGGTCGCCTCGGGACGCTTCGGCGTCACCCCCGAGTACCTGAGGCGTGCGCGCGAGCTCGAGATCAAGATGGCCCAGGGCTCCAAGCCCGGCGAAGGCGGCCAACTCCCGGGCCACAAGGTCACCAAGTATATCGCCACGCTGCGCCACTCGACGCCGGGGGTGAGCCTGATTTCGCCGCCGCCGCACCACGATATCTACTCGATCGAGGACCTGGCGCAGCTCATCTACGACCTCAAGCAGATCAACCCGGAGGCCGAGGTCGTCGTCAAACTCGTGGCCGAAGCCGGCGTGGGCACGATCGCGGCCGGCGTGGCCAAGGCCTACGCCGACGTCATTCAGATCTCGGGCCACGACGGCGGCACGGGCGCATCGCCCCTGTCGTCCATCAAGAACGCGGGCGGTCCCTGGGAGCTCGGGCTCGCCGAGACCCAGCAGGTTCTGCGCCTCAACGGACTGCGTGAGCGCGTCAAACTGCGCACCGACGGTGGCTTGAAGACCGGCAAGGACATCGTCAAAGCGGCGATGCTCGGCGCCGAGGAGTTCAACTTTGGCACCGCCGCGCTCATCGCGATTGGCTGCAAGTACGTGCGCCAATGTCACCTGGACACCTGTCCGGTGGGCATCGCCACCCAGCGCGAAGAGCTCAGAGAGCGCTTCAAAGGGAGCCCCGAACAGGTCATCGACTACTTCAACGGGGTCGCCGAGGACGTACGCCACGTGCTCGCCGCGCTCGGCTTCCGCACGCTCGACGAGCTCGTCGGACGCACCGACTTGCTGCGCCAGACGACGGTCGAAGGCCACCCGAAGGCGAACCTGGTCGACCTTTCACGACTGCTGCGCGACCCGGCGCCCGACGCCGCGCGCCGGCGCACCTGGGAGCGCAACGTGCGCCCGGCGCCCTCACTGAATGACCAAATTCTCGAGGACGTGGGCGAGGCGGCCAAGAATGGAGAGAAGGTCGAGAAGACCTATCGCATCACCAATGTCTCCCGCACCGTCGGCGCCCGTCTGGCCGGCCATATTGCCGAATCCCACGGCAATACCGGCCTGCCCGAGGGGACGGTCGACCTGACCTTCAACGGCGCGGCCGGCCAGAGCTTCGGCGCGTTCAACATCGCCGGGGTGCGCTTGCGTCTCGTCGGCGAGGCGAACGACTACGTCGGAAAAGGACTGGGTGGCGGCGAAGTGATCGTGCGTCCGCCCGACGATGCGCCCGGACATCCCACCGACGTCGTCGCCGGAAACACGTGCCTGTACGGCGCGACCGGCGGAAGGGCGTTTATCCGCGGCTCGGCCGGCGAGCGCTTTGCGGTGCGAAATAGCGGCGGTGAAGCCGTTGTCGAGGGCGTGGGCGACCACTGCTGCGAGTATATGACCCAGGGGGCGATCGTCGTGCTCGGCCAGACCGGAAAGAACTTCGGCGCGGGCATGACCGGCGGCTTGGCCTACGTGTTCGACCCGAAGGCGACCTTTGTCGGCAAGTTCAACTCCGAGTTCGTCGACGTCGCCCGCATGGGTGACGAGGACGCCAAGCACGTTCGCGCGCTCGTCGAGCGTCACGCCGAGGTGACCGACAGCCCGGTGGCGCGCGACATCTTGGCCGATTGGGACGAGGAGCGCGGCCACTTCTGGAAGGTCATTCCCCACGAGACGGCCAAGCTCGAAGACCTCTACGAAGAGGGCGAGGATTTGGTGTCGACGGGTAGTTGATGGGCGGTAATCACCGTCAAACGCAAAGAGGCGCGGGTCGAAACCCGCGCCTCTTTGCGTTTAGCTAAACCGCCGGATTAGCTTCGGCGGCGGCGCACCAGGGCGCCCAGGGCAAGCAGCAACACCGCGGCGAAGGAGCCGGGGGCGTGGCCGTTGCCGGTCGAGGAGCAACCGCCCTCGGGGCCGGCCGGGCCGCGCGTGCCGTGGCAAACCGCCGAGCTGGACTCGACCTCTTCTTCGGACAGCTCGCCGTCGCCGTCGACGTCGCGGCCGACTTCGAGCATGAAGCCGGTGGCGGAGCACTCGTCTTCGTCGCCGGTGAGCGGACGCACGCGGGTGAGCAGGCTGGCTGCGTCGGCACCATCGGCGCCGTTCTCACCATCTGCACCGTCAGTTCCGTCGGCACCGTCTTGGCCGTCGATCCCGTTGCACACGTAGGTCGTCGTCGTGATCTCGTCGTCTCCCAACGTGCCGTCGGCGTCGAGGTCAGAGCCGGCGTCGATGCGCTGGCCACCAGCTTCGCAGTTGTCGCCGGCCGGCTCTTCGGTCACCTCGACGAGGGTCTCGGTGCCATCTTCGCCGTCGGCGCCGTTGCAAAGATAAGCCGTCGAGTCGACCTCACCGGCGTCGAGGACGCCGTCGCCGGCGGTCTCGCCGCCGTCACCGTTATCCAGGCCGAAATCGATCTGAGTGCCGCCGTCCGGGCAGTTGGCGTCGCCCACGGCCAGATCGCTCGTTGCGCTCAATTGGCTGGAGCCGTCTTGGCCGGCCGCGCCGTTACACACGTAGGTCGTCGAGTCGACCTCACCGGCGTCGAGGACGCCGTCGCCGGCGGTCTCGCCGCCGTCGCCGTTGTCCAGGCCGAAGTCGATCTGGGTGCCGCCGTCGGCGCAGTTGGCGTCACCGGTGGCCAGCGGGGTGGTCAGGGTCAGCGAGTCGGAGCCGTCGGCACCGTCGGCGCCGTTGCAGATGTAGCTGGTCGAGTCGACCTCGCCGGCGTCGAGGACACCGTCGGCTGCGGCCTCACCGCCGTCGCCGTTGTCGAGGCCGGCGTCGAACTGCACGCCGCCGTTGGCACAGTTGGCGTCGCCGACCGCGAGTCCGGTGGTCGTGACCAGCGACGAGTAGCCGTTGGTACCATCGGCACCATCGGCACCATTGGCACCATCCGCACCGTCGGCGCCGTTGCAGATATAGCTGGTCGAGTCGACTTCGCCGGCGTCGAGGACGCCGTCGTCGGCCGTGCCTCCACCATCAGCGTTGTCGAGGCCCGCCTCGAGCATTTGGCCACCATTGGCGCAGTTGGCGTCGCCGATGGGCAGGGCGGTGTATCGGCTCAGCGAGTTGTGGCCGTTGGTGCCGTCAGCGCCATCGGCGCCGTCTTGGCCATTGGTGCCGTTGCAAGCGTAATTGGTCGAGTCGACCTCGCCGGCGCCGAGGGTGCCGTCACCGGCGGTCTCGCCTCCGTCACCGTTATCGAGGCCGACGTCGAGCTGGACGCCGCCGTTGGCGCAGTTGGCGTCACCGACGTTGAGCGTGGTGAGGTTGACGAGTGCGGTTGCACCGTCGGTACCGTCGGCGCCGGGGGCGCCGTTGCACACGTACTCGGTGCTGTCGATTTCGTCGGCCTCGAGAATGCCGTTGGCGCGAATGCCGGTGCTGGTGCCGTCGTCAAAGCCCGTATCGATCTGGACGCCGCCGTCAGCGCAGTTGGCATCGCCCACCGGAAGCGACGTTACCTGCGTGCGATAGGGCATCTCGACGGTGGCCGTGGTGGTCGGACAGCCGGTCGCGGCGGGGAAGTAGACGGTCGTATCGGCTGTGATGGTGCCACCGCCCGTGGTGCCGCAGTCGGCCTGCGTGGCGTCGACGCCTTCGTCATTGTTGTCCGAGATGATGCTCGTTCCGAACACCGCGATGGAGCCGCCGTTGGTGAACAAGCCGCCTCCCCAGCCCTTGCCCGGTTGGCCGTTGCTTCCCGAGTAGTAGGGGCGACCACCGGCGCCGCGCGGGGCGGCGTTTCCTTGGATAACCACGTCGGTCAAGCTGACTGCGCCTCCGTTGTCGAAGATCGCGCCGCCCAGGCCCGCTCCACCTCCGCCACCTGCCGCACAGGAGTAAAGTGCAGTGCCGCCCCGGCCGCCGCCGAAGCCGCCAGCGCCGTAGTTTCCGTTGCTGCCGCCGCCAGAGTTGGCGCCCGCGCCGCCACCGCCGCCGCCGAAGCCGCCCGTGCCGCCGGCCGCGTAGGTGTCGCCACCACCGCCGCCACCGCTGTAGCTGCCGGCGCCACCTGCGCCACCGTTGCCGCCGGCACCGCCTGCGCCACCGCCGTTGCCTCCGTACCAGCTACCATAGGTCGCGCAGTCGCCGGCTGCTCCACCGGTGCCACCTGCGCTGGTGTTGCCGTTGATGGCGGTGTTCGACGCCGTCACAGAGCCCGGCCACGTGTTGAAGATCGCGCCTCCGAGTCCGGCGCCGCCGCCACCGCCGCTACCTCGGCCGGAGCCCGCCGCGCCGTTGCCGCCCAAGGCCTGGTTGGCGCTGAGCATCGCGTCGGTCAGAGTGAGTTGACCGCTGTTGTAGATGCCGCCGCCCTGGCCACCGCCGCGGCGTTGGCCGTCGTCGCCCTCGGCGTTGTTGCCGCTGACGGTCGCGTTGGTCAGCGTGAGCGTTCCCTCATTGAGGATGCCGCCGCCGTTGGCCGCGTAGACCCGGCCGCCGGTGACGGTGATCGTGTCGAGG
It encodes:
- a CDS encoding pyroglutamyl-peptidase I family protein, whose protein sequence is MATSIFDPSKLRIVATGFGPFLDHQRNPSWEVAQAFSQAVAPHFSTDCERLAVTYAEAQHFVERVGYEEGHLLVVHFGLSGRRDHVALERFAHNCRGETRDETGRDGWPDHVEPGGPLALQTLLPLRSLAAEIDARLHEALDLRARVSRDAGEYVCNAIYYCSLRAVERVRREGLPADALFVHVPQLDPVRADAVGAQMGDVLCAHLSDRQA
- the gltB gene encoding glutamate synthase large subunit encodes the protein MAGSSRPQSLYESRFEHDACGVGFIANIDGSADHKTIADALRALARLKHRGAIDADQKTGDGTGVQFQVPHEFFRSEYERLTGDEVDEGELIGVGNVFLPRENTAQARRIVEHVLRRRGYAFAWREVPIEREVLGEKALATMPQIVQVIVRGGEHTDEPLDFDRRLYVMRKEVEQRASVADIDATYFVSFSCRRLVYKGLTVADALAEFYPDLRNEAFVSAYCIFHQRYSTNTFPTWSLAQPFDMLGHNGEINTILGNGNGTRLREGDLSSPIWGNEIEYLTPILDQNQSDSAQLDNVLELLTLSGRSILHAVEMLIPAAWEAMPDVDPDLKAFYEYHACINEPWDGPAAVVFSDGDIVGAKLDRNGLRPARYKVTKDGRMIVSSEVGVLDIPGSELAQQGRLGPGDMIAVDLGRQTVLENQDIEQMLSSQAPYGEWVDEHLERVDYAPFDAAHIIRESKPEDLVERQLCFGYSAEEAKFLFEPMTGEAKDPVHSMGDDTPLAVLSRLPRLLSTYFKQRFAQVTNPPIDPIREKLVMSLGVNLGKRRNWLAEMPEHADQIVLAGPVVTQVDLDAMREKAEAHVIDALFDVDKGSEALLPALNEVCRKAEAAVDAGATMLILSDRSVGPGRAPIPMLLAVGAVNSHLLRQGKRLHTSLIAESGEPREVHHFATLIGYGASAVHPYLAFETIVHEIADEDATEEHLAGMLENYREAIHKGLLKIMSKMGISVLGSYRGAQIFEAIGINGRVIDYCFPNTPSQIGGIGFEEIAKEALVRHGEAYPDEGEASVQDLGYFRFRRSGEEHGWSPKMLRAMAGFQRQATWDNYKKFAEESDNRPPIALRDLMEFSSDRKPVPLDEVESKESIRTRFTTAAMSLGSLSPEVHEAIAIAMNRIGGKSNTGEGGEDPKRYEPSEDGDSADAYIKQVASGRFGVTPEYLRRARELEIKMAQGSKPGEGGQLPGHKVTKYIATLRHSTPGVSLISPPPHHDIYSIEDLAQLIYDLKQINPEAEVVVKLVAEAGVGTIAAGVAKAYADVIQISGHDGGTGASPLSSIKNAGGPWELGLAETQQVLRLNGLRERVKLRTDGGLKTGKDIVKAAMLGAEEFNFGTAALIAIGCKYVRQCHLDTCPVGIATQREELRERFKGSPEQVIDYFNGVAEDVRHVLAALGFRTLDELVGRTDLLRQTTVEGHPKANLVDLSRLLRDPAPDAARRRTWERNVRPAPSLNDQILEDVGEAAKNGEKVEKTYRITNVSRTVGARLAGHIAESHGNTGLPEGTVDLTFNGAAGQSFGAFNIAGVRLRLVGEANDYVGKGLGGGEVIVRPPDDAPGHPTDVVAGNTCLYGATGGRAFIRGSAGERFAVRNSGGEAVVEGVGDHCCEYMTQGAIVVLGQTGKNFGAGMTGGLAYVFDPKATFVGKFNSEFVDVARMGDEDAKHVRALVERHAEVTDSPVARDILADWDEERGHFWKVIPHETAKLEDLYEEGEDLVSTGS
- a CDS encoding DUF7151 family protein, whose product is MKYNDVLKVNRKWLSASAVAAGLVLTPVVASAATITVDTTTDELNADGDCSLREAIEAANTDAAVDACAAGSGADTIQLTGGETYQLALSGTGEDANATGDLDLDSEITIQSTSTDAATIDAAQIDRALHLTTNATVTLDTITVTGGRVYAANGGGILNEGTLTLTNATVSGNNAEGDDGQRRGGGQGGGIYNSGQLTLTDAMLSANQALGGNGAAGSGRGSGGGGGAGLGGAIFNTWPGSVTASNTAINGNTSAGGTGGAAGDCATYGSWYGGNGGGAGGAGGNGGAGGAGSYSGGGGGGDTYAAGGTGGFGGGGGGAGANSGGGSNGNYGAGGFGGGRGGTALYSCAAGGGGGAGLGGAIFDNGGAVSLTDVVIQGNAAPRGAGGRPYYSGSNGQPGKGWGGGLFTNGGSIAVFGTSIISDNNDEGVDATQADCGTTGGGTITADTTVYFPAATGCPTTTATVEMPYRTQVTSLPVGDANCADGGVQIDTGFDDGTSTGIRANGILEADEIDSTEYVCNGAPGADGTDGATALVNLTTLNVGDANCANGGVQLDVGLDNGDGGETAGDGTLGAGEVDSTNYACNGTNGQDGADGADGTNGHNSLSRYTALPIGDANCANGGQMLEAGLDNADGGGTADDGVLDAGEVDSTSYICNGADGADGANGADGADGTNGYSSLVTTTGLAVGDANCANGGVQFDAGLDNGDGGEAAADGVLDAGEVDSTSYICNGADGADGSDSLTLTTPLATGDANCADGGTQIDFGLDNGDGGETAGDGVLDAGEVDSTTYVCNGAAGQDGSSQLSATSDLAVGDANCPDGGTQIDFGLDNGDGGETAGDGVLDAGEVDSTAYLCNGADGEDGTETLVEVTEEPAGDNCEAGGQRIDAGSDLDADGTLGDDEITTTTYVCNGIDGQDGADGTDGADGENGADGADAASLLTRVRPLTGDEDECSATGFMLEVGRDVDGDGELSEEEVESSSAVCHGTRGPAGPEGGCSSTGNGHAPGSFAAVLLLALGALVRRRRS